The proteins below are encoded in one region of Chroicocephalus ridibundus chromosome 9, bChrRid1.1, whole genome shotgun sequence:
- the SEC11A gene encoding signal peptidase complex catalytic subunit SEC11A: protein MLSLDFLDDVRRMNKRQLYYQVLNFGMIVSSALMIWKGLMVVTGSESPIVVVLSGSMEPAFHRGDLLFLTNRIEDPIRVGEIVVFRIEGREIPIVHRVLKIHEKQNGDIKFLTKGDNNAVDDRGLYKRGQHWLEKKDVVGRARGFVPYIGIVTILMNDYPKFKYAVLFLLGLFVLVHRE, encoded by the exons ATGCTGTCGCTGGATTTTCTGGACGATGTGCGGCGCATGAACAAGCGGCAG ctgtaCTACCAGGTGCTGAACTTCGGCATGATCGTCTCCTCCGCCCTCATGATCTGGAAGGGGCTGATGGTGGTGACGGGCAGCGAGAGCCCCATCGTGGTAGTGCTGAG tggAAGCATGGAGCCTGCCTTTCACAGAGGAGATCTCCTGTTCCTCACGAACCGAATTGAAGATCCAATCAGAGTGGGAGAAATCGTGGTCTTTAGGATAGAAGGAAGGGAGATTCCTATAGTCCATCGCGTCCTGAAAATTCATGAGAA GCAAAACGGTGACATCAAATTTTTGACAAAGGGAGACAATAACGCCGTTGATGACAGAGGGCTGTACAAACGAGGCCAGCACTGGTTGGAGAAAAAGGACGTAGTGGGACGAGCGAGAGG ATTTGTGCCCTATATTGGAATAGTGACTATCTTAATGAATGATTATCCAAAATTTAAG tatgCAGTCCTCTTTTTACTGGGTTTATTTGTGCTGGTCCATCGAGAGTAG